The genome window AAAGGATGTGCTCATTTTCTATTCAGAAAATCTGTTTGTGCAAAAGCCAATAATTATAATGTGCTAGCTCACGGCCGtcttacacatttgttttggcgCATATCTTTGCATCACCGCCACCTGTAGATCAGCGAACTAATGTTCGGAGGATAAACTAGGACCCACAAAAGCTCCATTGTACtggaacacatttattttagatgCCAGATATATAATGCCCGTCAACGATCTGCTCTGTGCTTGTGCGACGGATCCAAAGGTAGTTTAAAGGTTCTTTGTCGGGTAGAGAATGGTGTCACCTGTCAGCAGGCTCGTACTGGTCTTTAACTTTTCACCTTGTGCACTGATGCACTGCAATACACGTGtgatgagctgaaactcagaatGACAATGTTACAAGACACATGTCCTCCGTACTCAGAAACATGTGTTCCCACACGGGGTCCAGGCTGTTGATGCTCTTGGTGCTGTGGGCCTTACGTCGTATGTTCTTCCCTGTGTCTTTCAGAAATGGTGGAGTCGATGAAGAACGTGGCCAGCATGGACGTGGAGCTGACGGTGGAGGAGAGGAACCTGCTGTCAGTAGCATATAAGAACGTGATCGGAGCCAGAAGAGCTTCCTGGAGGATAATCAGCAGCCTtgaacagaaagaagaaaacaaaggcGGAGAAGACAAACTAAAGATGATCAAGGAATACAGGAAAACGGTCAGACACGGTTAACGCTGAATCTAAATATAGCAACTGGTTACTTTCACAGGGAGATCGTCTGTTTCTAAGCTATTCATGGAACATTTAGACACGTTGCTTtcattgaaaacaattacatGACTTTAGAGCCAAGCGTTGGCCCGTTCTGCACTTGCCTGGCAGAATTATTGGTGAAACAAAATCCCAGCACACAGCTGCAGTCCTTCTGTGCTGATGTCTGCAACAGATTCCAACAAAGCATTAAGTCTTCTCTGAATCTCGCTGCAACACACGGACTTGGTTTTAATTAGCGTTGGTGGGAAACTGGAGCAAAAGTAGTCACTGTTACTCTTGTTGCAATCATGgattctcttcctctcgctcaCAAACTATTTCTGGCTTTTAACACGCCTAAAGTCCCGACTGGGACACAACAATGAAAATGCAAACGGGTAGAATAAGTGTCGTCTGTGCACTCAGAGAATCTACTTTCCATATCTGCTAGGCACCGGGCCAGAGGTGCTTTACCCTGTTTTTGGCAGGACTCTTGCATCTCTCCACTgacctctcccccccccccccccgagaggAAATGTTGAGGTTTCACAGCCCAACAACACTCTGAGTGAAATAATGAGCTGGGCAGAAACCATGAATCAACGCTAAATTACTTTTTCCTCATTTCTGCTGCAGAGCAACTCCCCAGTCACCGGCGGCACCCCTCAGTGCAATGCAGCACAGCACCTTCCAATCATTtaatgaagggggggggggggggtgttgtgaCATTTCACTCTAATGTGTGAAAGTTACTCACCACAGCTGACGATCTGAATGCATCTGGTGGGTTCTTTTATTCAAGATAAGGAACTTTTAAAAGACAGAACTGTGGAGATCCACGAGCGCTAACGACTGTTAGCATGTCGTAGCGCTGTCTGTCACCACTGAGCCTCTACATGTTGCATTCCTTCAGGTGTGGGAACATGATGTCATCTACAGTCTGAAATCCCCTTCTTTTATCGTCCGTATCTGAACAGCTCATTTAGAGGTGAAAACAAAGATGTGGAGTTAACGCAAACTCACTCGGGCACTATCCCAGGAAAGAGCAGTTTTTATTAACACGGACATGCTGACGGGGATGTTACTATCAGATGTCACACTGACCCGGGAACGGAGTCTGACTGACAGGTTCTTTGTGACAAATGCGTCCAAAAGCTGCACACTTTGAACGATTGTTGGTTCTGGAGAGTTGTGTACTATAAATAGAAAGatggatgttttttaaatgagtttaacaTCGAAGCTCAGCTGAGTTTAATTTTATCAGTTTTGAATTGCAACTGAATATCTAAAGGaaacttcagtgtgtgtgtgagtgagtgtgtgtgtgtgtgtgtgtgtgtgagagagagtgtgtgagacaccaCACAGACCATTGACAgcagcgtttgtgtgtgttttggtgtgcAGGTCGAGAAAGAGCTGAAATCAATCTGCAACGACATTCTGGATGTACTGGACAAGCACCTCATCTTAGCTGCTACCACCGGAGAATCTAAGGTTTTCTACTACAAAATGTACGTATAATAAAAGTGACACTTAATAAGGTCAGGCGCACGTACCGTTTGGTTTTAATAGATGCAAGTCAACCGTGTAAGGGAATTATTTTcctatttcatttatttttacttgatGGGGACGAAGCAATTTAACAAAGTTCCAATAAAAAGCATGCATACGATGTGCTGCACAGTTTACTGCAGATTCCCCCCCCGCACGTCCCTCGTTGGGCTTTTACATGTGCAGTTAAAATGTAAAGCTTTCTATATCGTAAAATCACAATACGCTACGAATATAACACACAGCACAATACATGTACACCATGGTCATTTACAGTACCTTTGTGTCCTCACGGTGAAGTTCACACTTTGATTTCAGTTGTAAACGTCAGTGATTCAGTCGCCTGCTACACCCCCCCATTAAAGCTGCAGGAGTCCtttgacttttacttgtactaACCACAGGAGGGTTCGTTATTCACTCGGCCCAGTACTGTCTCAGCTGTCTCATAAAGTTGTTAGCTGATATACAGTGCTGTTCTTCAGCTGGGTCTGTCTCGCTTCACTTAAAACAGACTTCATAAACAAACATCTGTCCAACCTGTGTTATAGAGCGTCCATAAAAATGTCATGCTGgtgtttaaaagttaaaacaccAGCATGAGAGACGGCAATGCAAAGaccaaaaaaaaatatatatatattaatttatatagaaaaaaatatatagatttattttctttaatttattctaatttaatatatatatttaatatgtatatatttaattttatcataatgtaatgtaattaaatatatttaatataataatataatgtaatatatattctttattataataataatataaagtaatgtaattaaatatatttaatataataatataatgtaatatatattctttattataataataatataaagtaatgtaattaaatatatttcatagaaTTTAATGTGTACACAAAGTTGAAACTTTCcaaatgtcagaaaaacaaaTTCTGATATATTTGGTTAAtttgagtctttttttaaagtttcaaactaagcattaataattaaagaaaccAAAACTCCTTTTGTGATTCTCAGTATTaaacaatgtaaatatttaaacaggCGTATTGAACACTACAGGCGTGTTCAGAGTCCCACGCCGCGTGGTACCGGACGTTTAATTCAGTGCTGCTGGTTTgttaatgcatttgtttgttcTGCTGTTCCCTCTGCTCAGGAAGGGAGATTACCACAGGTACCTGGCAGAGTTTGCCACGGGCAACGACAGGAAGGAGGCAGCGGAGAACAGTTTGGTTGCGTACAAAGCTGCTAGCGACATCGCCATGATCGAACTCCCTCCAACGCACCCTATTCGTCTGGGATTGGCCCTCAACTTCTCAGTTTTCTATTATGAAATCCTCAACTCGCCAGACCGCGCTTGCAAGTAGGTGTGACCGTTTTATGTCGCCTGTCTAACTCCGGACTGTATTTTCAGTCTTGTATTCAGGCGAACatactattaataatacataaagCACATTTACATCGTGGAATCCAGAGGACAAACCAGAGAAATTGGATCCATCAGCTGGACAGAAAGTTCTTTGATGTTTTTCTGCTTTGTAGAGACCAAAACAATCCTGAATGCAGGCGCAGTGTGTCGGAGTATTTCTGTCCAGTTTGGTGAATTAAATCCACATTTGACCAACTTGTCCTGCTGTGTCTCACATCCCACATGAACATAAACTGTTCCAGCTGCCAGGCTCTTTGTGCTCCTCAGCCACCTGGCTTTTTGAAACCAGTAACACATGGTGACGTTTCCATCTGTACAATTACAGCCACTTGTTTctactgaatgtgtgtgtaactgtgtcgTCCTGCATCCTCTCTGCCCATAGGTTGGCAAAGGAAGCGTTTGACAATGCCATTGCAGAACTGGATACGCTGAGCGAGGAAAGCTATAAGGACTCAACACTTATCATGCAGTTGCTACGTGACAACTTGACACTATGGACCTCAGACGTGCAGGGAGATGGTGAGAGACGTTTCTTTCTTCTCAGTAGAGTTGTTGAACGTACGTCATTATCTAGCTTCAGGGTTTTGTCTTTAATCACCGTCACAACTTGCGTTTTAGCAGATCTTCTTCTATCTTTAAAGCTGATTTGCCCCCCTGTGGTTGCAGCTTCTGAGAGGCCGGTCTTTAATATCACACTGAAGAACCACTGAACCCTTCCTCTAACCTCTCCCCTCACCGCAGCCCGCAgtactcacacactctcacttctCCTCCCTTGTTCTTCACTCTTCCATTATATaagtcctcctgtctgtcctccaagcgctctctcctgtctcaccaccctgacccccccccccccctcactaaCTTCCTCACAATACAAAGTCCGGCCttgttggatgtttgtgtgtgagaggagatgATGGCCTCTCCTGCCCTGTTGGCCCGCAGCTCTGAAGGGTTAATGAGctgcaattattttaaatgcattttctttttcacctGTTCTCCACCTTTCTTCTGCACGAGTGGAACTCaagtgtgtgttgtagtatctaaagggtgtgttgtagtatctaaagggtgtgttgtagtatctaaagggtgtgttgtagtatctaaagggtgtgttgcagtatctaaagggtgtgttgtagtatctaaagggtgtgttgtagtatctaaagtgtgtgttgcagtatctaaagggtgtgttgcagtatctaaagggtgtgttgtagtatctaaagggtgtgttgtagtatctaaagtgtgtgttgtagtatctaaagggtgtgttgtagtatctaaagggtgtgttgtagtatctaaagtgtgtgttgcagtatctaaagggtgtgttgtagtatctaaagtgtgtgttgtagtatctaaagtgtgtgttgcagtatctaaagggtgtgttgcagtatctaaagtgtgtgttgtagtatctaaagtgtgtgttgcagtatctaaagggtgtgttgtagtatctaaagggtgtgttgtagtatctaaagggtgtgttgtagtatgtaaagggtgtgttgtagtatctaaagggtgtgttgtagtatctaaagggtgtgttgtagtatctaaagggtgtgttgtagtatgtaaagggtgtgttgtagtatctaaagggtgtgttgtagtatctaaagggtgtgttgtagtatctaaagtgtgtcctgtagtatctaaagggtgtgttgtagtatctaaagtgtgtgttgtagtatctaaagtgtgtcctgtagtatctaaagggtgtgttgtagtatctaaagggtgtgttgtagtatctaaagggtgtcctgtagtatctaaagggtgtgttgtagtatctaaagggtgtgttgtagtatctaaagtgtgtcctgtagtatctaaagggtgtgttgtagtatctaaagggtgtgttgtagtatctaaagggtgtcctgtagtatctaaagtgtgtcctgtagtatctaaagggtgtcctgtagtatctaaagggtgtgttgtagtatctaaagggtgtgttgcagtatctaaagggtgtcctgtagtatctaaagggtgtgttgtagtatctaaagggtgtgttgtagtatctaaagggtgtgttgcagtatctaaagggtgtgttgcagtatctaaagggtgtgttgcagtatctaaagggtgtgttgtagtatctaaagggtgtgttgcagtatctaaagggtgtgttgcagtatctaaagtgtgtcctgtagtatctaaagggtgtgttgtagtatctaaagggtgtgttgcagtatctaaagggtgtgttgcagtatctaaagggtgtcctgtagtatctaaagggtgtgttgtagtatctaaagggtgtgttgcagtatctaaagggtgtgttgtagtatctaaagggtgtgttgtagtatctaaagggtgtgttgcagtatctaaagggtgtgttgtagtatctaaagggtgtgttgtagtatctaaagggtgtgttgtagtatctaaagggtgtgttgcagtatctaaagtgtgtcctgtagtatctaaagggt of Cottoperca gobio chromosome 14, fCotGob3.1, whole genome shotgun sequence contains these proteins:
- the LOC115019207 gene encoding 14-3-3 protein epsilon, with product MADRENLVYQAKLAEQAERYDEMVESMKNVASMDVELTVEERNLLSVAYKNVIGARRASWRIISSLEQKEENKGGEDKLKMIKEYRKTVEKELKSICNDILDVLDKHLILAATTGESKVFYYKMKGDYHRYLAEFATGNDRKEAAENSLVAYKAASDIAMIELPPTHPIRLGLALNFSVFYYEILNSPDRACKLAKEAFDNAIAELDTLSEESYKDSTLIMQLLRDNLTLWTSDVQGDGEEPNKEALQDAEEETQ